The following coding sequences are from one Rathayibacter sp. SW19 window:
- a CDS encoding MFS transporter: protein MPALLGATALGFSGYAVLITVAPLWAVTGGSGPVGAGLINGALMLFTVLAQAFVPMALRLFGWGPTLAVGLLLLGGASLPQLLSNQLGVLLTLAAVRGVGFGVLTVVGSAAVAELVEPSRRGRAIGAYGLAIAAPQLFLLPFAPWMAQNIGFPLVFAIGSCPLVGIPAAFVLARRLREKHAEYNARRDGAPAPGDSDTAGGRAAVIARLLRPVILLLGVTLAGGAMLTFAPQMSSNQTATVIGLFLLTAVTALCRWRFGAFADRYGARRFLWPLVLVTTVALALIAWAVIDPTSTRIVPFLAGLALLGVSYGGLQNLTLVDAFSSVRRQHYSLASAVWNTGFDAGTGIGSVLLGVLAGALSFPSALLICAAISLATLPLALVRQRALAPTRPRRG, encoded by the coding sequence ATGCCTGCTCTGCTTGGGGCCACGGCACTCGGATTCAGCGGTTACGCCGTGCTCATCACCGTCGCGCCGCTGTGGGCCGTGACGGGAGGCTCGGGGCCGGTCGGTGCCGGGCTCATCAATGGCGCACTCATGCTGTTCACCGTGCTCGCGCAGGCATTCGTCCCCATGGCATTGCGCTTATTCGGCTGGGGGCCAACCCTCGCCGTCGGGCTGCTGCTGCTCGGCGGAGCGTCGCTCCCGCAACTGCTCTCGAATCAGCTGGGCGTGCTGCTGACATTGGCGGCCGTGCGCGGGGTGGGATTCGGAGTGCTGACCGTCGTCGGCAGCGCAGCCGTGGCGGAACTGGTGGAACCCAGCCGTCGCGGCAGGGCGATCGGAGCTTACGGTCTCGCGATCGCCGCGCCACAGCTGTTCCTGCTTCCGTTCGCACCATGGATGGCGCAGAACATCGGATTCCCACTGGTGTTCGCGATCGGCAGCTGCCCACTCGTGGGGATCCCTGCCGCATTCGTGCTGGCGCGCCGGCTGCGCGAGAAGCATGCGGAATACAACGCCCGCAGGGACGGCGCACCCGCCCCTGGGGATTCCGACACCGCCGGCGGGCGGGCCGCTGTGATCGCACGGCTGCTGCGCCCCGTGATCCTCTTGTTGGGCGTCACGCTCGCCGGCGGTGCCATGCTGACCTTCGCCCCTCAGATGAGCAGCAACCAGACGGCGACCGTCATCGGCCTGTTCCTGCTGACCGCCGTCACCGCCCTCTGCCGGTGGCGCTTCGGCGCGTTCGCCGACCGCTACGGGGCTCGGCGGTTCCTGTGGCCACTCGTGCTGGTCACCACGGTCGCGCTGGCGCTCATCGCTTGGGCAGTCATCGATCCGACTTCGACCAGGATCGTACCTTTTTTGGCCGGCCTGGCTCTGCTAGGCGTCAGCTACGGCGGCTTGCAAAACCTCACCCTCGTCGACGCGTTCTCGTCGGTGCGCCGCCAGCACTACTCTCTCGCAAGCGCCGTGTGGAACACCGGCTTCGACGCCGGCACCGGAATCGGCTCGGTGCTCCTGGGGGTGCTTGCCGGCGCACTGTCGTTCCCATCGGCACTGCTCATCTGCGCGGCTATCTCGCTGGCGACGCTGCCCCTCGCGCTCGTCAGGCAGCGCGCACTGGCTCCCACAAGGCCGCGGCGCGGCTAG
- a CDS encoding helix-turn-helix domain-containing protein: MNEDEVFPIGDPEYDAVYAQEAATIDASELIARALEASGISRADLARRLGVSRGEITARLKGERNITVRTLAETLHALGEHLSLDSERAVDERRARAREWQRHESAHTPTAAVRAGGWIRPEVHRAR; the protein is encoded by the coding sequence ATGAACGAGGATGAGGTCTTCCCTATTGGAGACCCGGAGTACGACGCCGTCTACGCTCAAGAGGCGGCGACGATCGACGCATCCGAACTGATTGCACGTGCACTCGAAGCGAGTGGGATATCGCGTGCCGATCTCGCGCGCAGGCTCGGCGTGAGCCGCGGTGAGATCACGGCACGGCTGAAGGGTGAGCGCAACATCACCGTCCGCACGCTCGCGGAGACTCTCCACGCGCTCGGCGAACACCTCTCGCTCGACTCAGAGCGTGCGGTGGACGAGCGGCGGGCGCGTGCTCGCGAGTGGCAGCGGCACGAAAGCGCACACACGCCAACAGCGGCGGTTCGCGCAGGCGGATGGATACGCCCCGAGGTGCACCGTGCCCGGTGA
- a CDS encoding DUF4234 domain-containing protein, producing the protein MKRRSAAAVFFLPIITLGIYWIVWLAKSRGEMKAQGASVPTTWLYIVPIVSIWWLWKFSAGLSQVTGGGTGGKFALLLLLGNIGGTFVQAGINARSRGVAPLPVAAAA; encoded by the coding sequence ATGAAACGTCGCAGCGCCGCCGCAGTGTTCTTCTTGCCGATCATCACGTTGGGCATCTACTGGATCGTCTGGCTTGCAAAGTCGCGTGGCGAGATGAAGGCCCAGGGCGCGTCGGTTCCAACGACGTGGCTCTACATCGTGCCGATCGTCTCGATCTGGTGGCTGTGGAAGTTCTCGGCCGGCCTTTCACAGGTGACCGGGGGCGGAACCGGCGGCAAATTCGCGTTGCTGCTTCTGCTCGGAAACATAGGTGGGACGTTCGTTCAGGCGGGAATCAATGCACGGAGCCGTGGAGTCGCACCGCTACCGGTTGCGGCAGCGGCATAG
- a CDS encoding restriction endonuclease subunit S: MSELPFGDLLAEPLRNGVSYPSRTRGSGFRMINMREIFAYDRLTPEVECELVPLTSGEQLTARLERSDLLFARQSLTYEGAGKVSLVLDDTGPTWDSHLIRARLDLTKAAPPFYYYFFKSPEGRRRVETIIQQVAAAGVRGSDLARLSVPVPPRRAQQAIAEVLSALDDKIAANTALAATADELMRAEYASFNGRAVHIGDVAGSPRSGVDPLTVDPQELYVGLEHLGRRNMWLSDGGEARDVTSAKSKFEPDDVLFGKLRPYFHKVVVTPTAGICSTDILVVRARDSRESSLLIAALSSDAVVEAVVAASEGTRMPRTSWKDLAAVEIRWPDPADLNLVASRLDAIREATLSHLAENRTLAATRDALLPRLMSGKLRVHDAEVAASEAGA; the protein is encoded by the coding sequence ATGTCTGAGTTGCCCTTCGGTGATCTGCTCGCTGAGCCGCTACGCAACGGAGTGAGCTACCCGTCGAGAACGCGGGGAAGTGGCTTTCGAATGATTAACATGCGCGAGATCTTTGCATACGACCGTCTTACGCCTGAGGTGGAATGCGAGCTCGTGCCTCTCACTTCCGGCGAGCAGCTCACGGCTCGGCTTGAGCGGAGCGACCTCTTGTTCGCACGGCAGTCGTTGACTTATGAGGGCGCAGGAAAGGTTTCGCTTGTTCTTGATGACACTGGGCCAACCTGGGACAGCCACCTCATCCGCGCTCGTCTCGATTTGACCAAGGCGGCCCCGCCGTTCTACTACTACTTCTTCAAGTCGCCCGAAGGTCGCCGTCGGGTCGAGACGATCATTCAGCAGGTCGCTGCGGCGGGAGTTCGAGGCTCCGACCTCGCACGACTTTCGGTTCCAGTGCCTCCCCGCAGAGCGCAGCAGGCGATCGCCGAAGTGCTAAGCGCGCTCGACGACAAGATCGCTGCAAACACCGCGCTCGCGGCCACCGCTGATGAGTTGATGCGCGCGGAGTACGCGTCGTTTAATGGGAGGGCGGTCCATATCGGCGATGTGGCCGGCTCGCCGCGGTCAGGCGTCGACCCGTTGACGGTCGACCCGCAGGAGCTCTATGTCGGATTGGAACACCTCGGACGACGCAACATGTGGTTGAGTGACGGCGGCGAAGCCCGTGACGTCACCAGCGCCAAGTCAAAATTCGAACCCGACGACGTGCTCTTCGGCAAACTTCGGCCGTACTTCCACAAGGTGGTGGTCACGCCGACCGCAGGCATCTGCTCGACCGACATCTTGGTTGTTCGTGCCAGGGACTCCCGGGAGTCCAGCCTCCTCATTGCGGCACTGTCGAGCGATGCAGTCGTCGAAGCTGTGGTCGCGGCGAGCGAAGGCACCAGGATGCCCCGGACGAGCTGGAAGGACCTCGCGGCAGTCGAGATCAGATGGCCCGACCCGGCTGATCTCAACCTCGTCGCGTCCAGACTCGATGCGATCAGGGAAGCGACTCTTTCACACCTTGCCGAGAACCGCACGCTCGCCGCAACCCGCGACGCGCTCCTCCCGCGGCTCATGTCCGGCAAGCTCCGCGTTCACGACGCGGAGGTTGCGGCATCCGAAGCCGGCGCATGA
- a CDS encoding DUF2130 domain-containing protein, whose product MQQVRTVEFEKQLHARLAEAEKATQTEIELAEAKVAQQAQKAVAEKESDIQRLKSELQQAATLQELAVTKAVSTAEKRLTEAENLLALQTAEQKVKDAALSESHTKELALKDDLIERYKDMKAKLSVKLLGETLEQHCEIEFNRTRSLAFPNAEFGKDNDASGGTKGDYVFRDFSEDTVEYISIMFEMKNEADLSATKKKNSDFFAKLDKDRNDKGCEYAVLVSMLEEDSDLYTGITDVSHLYPKMFVVRPQFFLAIIALLRNAAQDTILVKAELEQVKKQNIDITDFEGELEDFKSAFGRNYDLAKRKFDAAIKDIDVAIDRLQKVKEGLLGSENNLRLANDKATSLTIKKLTKGNETMRAKFAELESPKPDDAA is encoded by the coding sequence GTGCAGCAGGTGCGCACGGTGGAGTTCGAAAAGCAGCTCCATGCACGCTTGGCTGAGGCAGAGAAGGCCACGCAGACCGAAATCGAACTCGCCGAGGCGAAGGTCGCCCAGCAGGCGCAAAAGGCCGTCGCAGAAAAGGAGTCTGACATTCAGCGCCTGAAGTCTGAGCTGCAGCAGGCAGCGACCCTCCAAGAGCTCGCCGTCACCAAGGCCGTCTCAACCGCGGAGAAGCGCCTCACCGAGGCCGAGAATCTGCTGGCGCTGCAAACGGCCGAGCAGAAGGTCAAAGACGCCGCGCTCAGCGAGTCGCACACCAAGGAGCTTGCCCTCAAGGACGATCTCATCGAACGTTATAAGGACATGAAGGCGAAGCTCTCGGTCAAGCTGCTCGGCGAAACGCTCGAACAGCACTGCGAAATTGAGTTCAACCGCACCCGCTCGCTGGCGTTCCCCAACGCCGAGTTCGGCAAGGACAACGATGCTTCTGGCGGCACCAAGGGCGACTACGTCTTCCGCGACTTCAGCGAAGACACGGTGGAATACATCTCGATCATGTTCGAGATGAAGAATGAGGCTGACCTCTCTGCCACCAAGAAGAAGAACTCGGACTTCTTCGCAAAGTTGGACAAGGATCGCAACGACAAGGGTTGCGAGTATGCGGTGCTTGTGTCGATGCTCGAAGAGGACTCCGATCTCTACACGGGTATCACCGACGTCTCGCACCTGTATCCGAAGATGTTCGTGGTCCGCCCCCAGTTCTTCCTCGCCATCATCGCGTTGCTGCGCAACGCCGCTCAGGACACCATCCTGGTGAAGGCTGAGCTGGAGCAGGTCAAGAAGCAGAACATCGACATCACCGACTTTGAGGGCGAGCTCGAAGACTTCAAGTCAGCGTTCGGTCGGAACTACGACCTTGCCAAGCGCAAGTTCGACGCTGCCATCAAGGACATCGACGTGGCCATCGATCGCCTTCAGAAGGTCAAGGAGGGCCTGCTCGGCTCCGAAAATAACCTCCGTCTGGCCAACGACAAGGCGACGTCTCTCACAATCAAGAAGCTCACCAAGGGTAATGAGACCATGCGGGCGAAGTTTGCCGAGCTTGAATCCCCGAAGCCGGACGACGCCGCCTAG
- a CDS encoding class I SAM-dependent DNA methyltransferase — protein MPRTQKVAPQAPSTMKELKDTLWKAADKLRGSMDASQYKDVILGLVFLKYVSDAFDERRGQIRTELAAADYDAEQIASLIDDTDEYTGHGVFWVPPNARWSFLAEHAKGTGSGERTIGLLIDEAMDAIMQANPQLTGTLPRIFNRDSVDQRRLGELIDLLNSARFAGQGQSGASGRRARDLLGEVYEYFLEKFAAAEGKRGGEFYTPAGVVRVLVQLLQPDHGRVYDPCCGSGGMFVQAEKFLEAHEGEGSDISVFGQELNERTWRMAKMNLAIHGLTGNLGPRWGDTFARDLHPELQADFVMANPPFNIKDWARSESDPRWKYGVPPTGNANYAWIQHILSKLAPGGTAGVVMANGSMSSNSSGEGQIRAEIVEADLVSCMVALPTQLFRSTGIPVCVWFFAKDKGKRAGEVLFIDARGLGHMVDRAERALSDEDIARIAGTFHAWRGIESDAAPTGDRAVAEGRVSRSASTYADTPGFCYSATLAEIKAADYALTPGRYVGAAEVEDDGEPIEEKLARLRAELENQFAESARFAEVVREQLRRVDV, from the coding sequence ATGCCCCGCACACAGAAGGTCGCCCCCCAGGCTCCATCGACAATGAAGGAGCTGAAAGACACGCTCTGGAAGGCCGCCGACAAGCTGCGGGGTTCGATGGATGCCTCGCAGTACAAGGACGTGATCCTCGGGCTGGTCTTCCTCAAGTACGTGTCGGACGCGTTCGACGAGCGCCGCGGGCAGATCCGCACCGAGCTCGCCGCGGCCGACTATGACGCAGAGCAGATCGCCTCGCTCATCGATGACACCGACGAGTACACGGGCCACGGTGTTTTCTGGGTTCCGCCCAACGCCCGGTGGTCGTTCCTCGCCGAGCACGCGAAGGGAACCGGCAGCGGGGAGCGCACGATCGGCTTGTTGATCGACGAGGCGATGGATGCCATCATGCAGGCGAATCCGCAGCTGACGGGCACTCTCCCGCGCATTTTCAACCGCGACAGCGTCGACCAACGCAGGCTGGGCGAACTGATCGACCTGCTGAACTCGGCACGGTTCGCGGGGCAGGGCCAGTCCGGGGCGTCGGGACGCCGCGCTCGCGACCTCCTCGGCGAGGTGTACGAGTACTTCCTGGAGAAGTTTGCCGCCGCCGAGGGCAAGAGGGGCGGCGAGTTCTACACGCCCGCTGGCGTGGTGCGGGTGCTCGTCCAGCTGCTGCAGCCTGACCACGGCCGGGTGTACGACCCCTGCTGCGGGTCGGGCGGCATGTTCGTGCAGGCGGAGAAGTTCCTTGAGGCGCACGAGGGCGAAGGCTCCGACATCTCGGTGTTCGGGCAGGAGCTCAACGAGCGCACGTGGCGCATGGCGAAGATGAACCTCGCGATCCACGGGCTGACGGGCAACCTCGGGCCGCGTTGGGGCGACACGTTTGCGCGCGACCTGCACCCGGAGCTGCAGGCCGACTTCGTCATGGCCAACCCACCATTCAACATCAAAGACTGGGCGCGAAGCGAGTCGGATCCCCGTTGGAAGTACGGCGTGCCGCCGACAGGCAACGCGAACTACGCCTGGATCCAGCACATCCTCTCGAAGCTCGCGCCCGGCGGCACCGCGGGTGTCGTGATGGCGAACGGATCGATGTCGTCAAATTCGAGCGGCGAGGGCCAGATCCGCGCCGAGATCGTGGAAGCCGACCTCGTGTCATGCATGGTCGCGCTGCCAACGCAGCTGTTCCGCTCGACCGGTATCCCGGTGTGCGTGTGGTTCTTCGCCAAAGACAAGGGCAAGCGCGCCGGCGAGGTGCTCTTCATCGACGCGCGCGGCCTCGGCCACATGGTCGACCGGGCTGAGCGTGCCTTGTCGGACGAGGACATCGCTCGCATCGCCGGCACTTTCCACGCGTGGCGGGGAATCGAATCGGATGCCGCTCCCACCGGTGATCGAGCAGTCGCCGAAGGCCGCGTATCGAGATCCGCTTCCACCTACGCCGACACCCCCGGCTTCTGCTACTCGGCGACCCTCGCCGAAATCAAGGCCGCCGACTACGCGCTCACCCCCGGCCGCTACGTCGGCGCCGCCGAGGTTGAGGACGATGGCGAGCCGATTGAGGAGAAGCTCGCACGGCTCCGGGCCGAGCTAGAGAACCAGTTCGCGGAGTCGGCGCGGTTCGCTGAGGTCGTGCGCGAGCAGTTGCGGAGGGTCGATGTCTGA